One Gemmatimonadaceae bacterium genomic window, TTTCGCAACAGGTCGCCTCGCTCACGCAGCTCCCGTTTGTAGCGCCGCTGGAACTCGGGCCACTTTTTCGCATCGTGTCCGAACCATCGCCGCAGCGGCGTGGATGGCGCGATCTCTTTCATCCATTCGTCGATCGCCAAACGTCGCTTACTCAGCCCACGGGGCCAGAGCCGGTCGACCAGGATGCGACGGCCATCCGCGCTCGATGCCGGCTCGTACGCGCGCTTCAGCTTCAGCATGTCGCATCTCCGCGCATGTGGTTGTTGCTCCTTCGTGTGTTAGTCGCATTGGTGAATATCTGATCGGGGTCTGCATGTGCACG contains:
- a CDS encoding DUF488 family protein; translated protein: MLKLKRAYEPASSADGRRILVDRLWPRGLSKRRLAIDEWMKEIAPSTPLRRWFGHDAKKWPEFQRRYKRELRERGDLLRKIAALASRRRVTLVFGARDEVHNDAVVLAAVLRARMNRASGTRAARRHRPHAARRRPSSAA